In the Quercus lobata isolate SW786 chromosome 5, ValleyOak3.0 Primary Assembly, whole genome shotgun sequence genome, one interval contains:
- the LOC115989533 gene encoding nuclear pore complex protein NUP96 isoform X3, with protein MTSPSLIPVSSGVSSEHHGTRKNMSFSNSCGLDVDVGMSSEVVSQYKKRRMSQNTDFLSCEVSRDIEAMLPTLRSADYYMKPCLKELATRELMDPGYCSRVLDFTIGRVGYGSVKYLGETDIRQLELDEIVKFRRHEVVVYEDENTKPVLGQGLNKAAEVTLVLQVRSLDLEKGKLKMIVDKLRMSVERQGARFISFDPAGGEWKFSVQHFSRFGLSDDEEEDIVMDDAAVVQNPVGKNDGEIYDLDDETQVDTTGVLLSHSLPAHLGLDPVRMREMKMLMFPDEEGEAEDFDDEMPTHKKPSFGKEYIRPPLHSSAQRMSHRSSPPVARKTPLALLEYNHGSSDSNPPGAILMAQQNKGLSLKPMKPEGSGFKLDLKQETPVTRSHSCNIVDAGLFMGRSFRVGWGPNGVLVHTGVPVASNNSQRVLSSVINLEKVAIDKVVRDENNKVREELVDLAFDSPLNLHKEINHVTEEVEVGSFKLRLQKLVSDRIMLSEICRSYGDIVERRLEVPGLSSSTRVVLSHQVMIWELIKVLFSDRESSAQLKSLGADNEEDMMQDIKEASSEVDPEALPLIRRAEFSLWLQESVCPRVQDTISSVNESNYLEHIFILLTGRQLDAAVELAASRGDVRLACLLSQAGGSMVNRADVAQQLDLWKINRLDFSFIEKDRLRLYELLAGNIHGALHGGKVDWKRFLGLLMWYQLPPDTSLPIVFHSYQHLVDIGKATYPVPVYIDEGPVEEAVKWSTKERFDFSYYLMLLHASEEGEFSFLKAMFSALSSTHDPLDYHMIWHQRAVLEAIGAITTNDLHVLDMGLVSQLLCVGKCHWAIYVILHMPYREDFPYLHANLIREILFQYCESWSSEESQRQFIENLGVPAVWLHEAMAVYFNYYGDFSKALEHFLQCAHWQKAHSIFILSVAHKLFLSAKHSEIWRLATSMEDHKSEIENWDLGAGIYISFYLLRSSFEEDNVSMSELDSIESKNAACRDFLGRLNESLAVLGGKLQVDARSFLQFLLPNQHKDKAFTLALHKTLNLPDCCSLAWLICMSYTK; from the exons ATGACATCTCCTTCTCTAATCCCGGTTTCCTCCG GGGTTTCTAGTGAACATCATGGTACAAGAAAAAACATGTCATTTAGTAATTCCTGTGGCTTGGACGTTGATGTGGGAATGAGTTCAGAAGTTGTATCTCAGTACAAGAAAAGAAGGATGTCTCAAAACACTGATTTTTTGTCGTGTGAGGTTTCTAGAGATATTGAAGCTATGTTACCTACTTTGAGGTCGGCTGATTATTATATGAAGCCCTGCTTGAAGGAGTTGGCTACTCGGGAGCTTATGGACCCCGGTTATTGTAGCCGAGTTCTGGATTTCACAATTGGGAGGGTTGGTTATGGATCGGTCAAATATCTTGGGGAGACTGATATACGACAGTTAGAATTAGATGAAATTGTGAAGTTCCGTAGGCATGAGGTAGTTGTGTATGAAGATGAAAATACCAAGCCTGTGCTTGGACAGGGGCTTAACAAGGCTGCTGAGGTGACTTTGGTGCTTCAAGTAAGATCACTGGATTTGGAGAAGGGGAAACTAAAGATGATTGTGGATAAGTTAAGAATGAGTGTGGAGAGACAAGGGGCTCGCTTCATTTCGTTTGACCCAGCAGGTGGTGAATGGAAATTCTCAGTTCAACATTTCAGCAGATTTGGATTGAGTGAcgatgaagaagaagatattgTAATGGATGATGCTGCTGTAGTTCAAAATCCTGTTGGGAAGAATGATGGTGAGATTTATGATCTTGATGATGAAACCCAGGTAGACACCACTGGTGTTCTGCTTTCTCACTCTCTTCCTGCTCATCTTGGGCTTGATCCTGTAAGGATGAGAGAAATGAAAATGTTGATGTTTCCTGATGAGGAAGGGGAGGCAGAGGATTTTGATGATGAAATGCCTACACATAAGAAGCCATCTTTTGGTAAAGAATACATAAGACCTCCTTTACACAGTTCTGCTCAGAGGATGAGCCATAGATCTAGTCCTCCAGTTGCTCGAAAAACCCCGTTAGCACTGCTCGAGTACAACCATGGTAGTTCTGACTCAAACCCTCCTGGGGCCATTCTGATGGCCCAACAAAATAAGGGTCTCTCACTGAAGCCAATGAAACCTGAAGGTTCAGGTTTTAAGCTAGACCTCAAGCAAGAAACACCAGTAACTAGAAGCCATTCTTGCAACATAGTTGATGCAGGATTGTTCATGGGTAGGTCATTTCGAGTTGGGTGGGGCCCAAATGGGGTCCTTGTTCACACTGGTGTACCAGTAGCCAGTAACAATTCTCAGAGGGTGTTATCCTCTGTAATCAATTTAGAGAAGGTTGCTATCGATAAAGTTGTTAGAGATGAAAATAATAAAGTCAGAGAGGAACTTGTTGACTTGGCTTTTGATTCTCCATTAAATCTCCACAAGGAGATAAATCATGTAACAGAAGAAGTTGAAGTTGGGTCCTTCAAGCTGAGGCTTCAAAAACTTGTCTCAGATCGCATCATGCTTTCAGAGATTTGCAGGAGTTATGGAGATATTGTTGAGAGGAGGTTGGAGGTTCCTGGGCTATCCTCCTCTACCCGTGTAGTTTTGTCTCACCAAGTAATGATATGGGAATTGataaaagttcttttttctgATAGGGAAAGTAGTGCACAATTGAAGTCCTTGGGTGCTGACAATGAGGAAGACATGATGCAAGATATAAAGGAAGCTTCTTCAGAAGTTGACCCAGAAGCACTCCCTCTTATTCGAAGAGCAGAGTTCAGCTTATGGTTGCAAGAAAGTGTTTGTCCTCGTGTGCAAGATACAATAAGCTCAGTGAATGAATCAAATTATTTAGAACATATATTCATACTCTTGACTGGGCGGCAGCTTGATGCAGCTGTGGAGCTGGCTGCTTCTAGAGGAGATGTGAGATTGGCTTGTTTATTAAGTCAGGCTGGTGGGTCCATGGTGAATCGTGCTGATGTTGCACAGCAGCTTGATCTTTGGAAAATCAATAGGCTGGATTTCAGTTTCATTGAGAAGGACCGGTTAAGGCTTTATGAATTGCTCGCTGGTAATATTCATGGTGCTTTGCATGGTGGGAAAGTTGACTGGAAGAGGTTTCTAGGTTTATTGATGTGGTATCAACTACCACCTGACACTTCCTTGCCCATTGTTTTTCACAGTTATCAACATCTTGTTGATATTGGAAAGGCTACATATCCTGTTCCGGTATACATTGATGAAGGACCAGTAGAAGAGGCTGTTAAATGGAGTACAAAAGAACGTTTTGACTTCTCGTATTATCTTATGCTGCTTCATGCCAGTGAAGAGGGAGAGTTTAGCTTCTTAAAGGCTATGTTCAGTGCCTTATCTTCAACACATGATCCTCTTGATTACCATATGATCTGGCATCAGCGTGCAGTGTTGGAAGCAATTGGTGCTATCACTACTAATGATCTTCATGTTCTTGACATGGGACTTGTCTCGCAGCTGTTGTGTGTGGGGAAATGCCACTGGGCCATCTATGTGATTCTTCATATGCCCTACCGTGAAGATTTCCCATATCTGCATGCTAATCTTATTCGGGAAATCTTGTTCCAGTACTGTGAATCATGGAGTTCAGAAGAATCGCAACGCCAGTTTATTGAGAACTTGGGTGTACCAGCTGTGTGGCTTCATGAGGCTATG GCAGTTTACTTCAACTACTATGGGGACTTCTCAAAGGCACTTGAACATTTTCTTCAATGTGCACATTGGCAAAAAGCTCATTCTATTTTCATATTGTCGGTTGCTCATAAATTGTTCTTGTCAG CCAAACACTCGGAGATATGGAGGCTTGCTACATCTATGGAGGACCACAAGtcagaaattgaaaattgggACTTGGGAGCTGGAATTTATATTTCATTCTATCTATTGAGAAGTTCATTTGAGGAAGATAATGTTTCCATGAGTGAACTG GATTCTATTGAGAGCAAAAATGCTGCTTGTAGAGACTTTCTTGGTCGGTTAAATGAGTCTTTGGCAGTTTTGGGTGGCAAATTACAAGTTGATGCAAG AAGTTTCCTACAATTTTTACTTCCCAATCAACATAAAGACAAGGCGTTTACTCTGGCACTGCATAAAACATTGAATTTGCCAGACTGTTGTTCTCTTGCTTGGCTTATATGTATGTCTTATACAAAGTGA
- the LOC115989533 gene encoding nuclear pore complex protein NUP96 isoform X1, with the protein MTSPSLIPVSSGVSSEHHGTRKNMSFSNSCGLDVDVGMSSEVVSQYKKRRMSQNTDFLSCEVSRDIEAMLPTLRSADYYMKPCLKELATRELMDPGYCSRVLDFTIGRVGYGSVKYLGETDIRQLELDEIVKFRRHEVVVYEDENTKPVLGQGLNKAAEVTLVLQVRSLDLEKGKLKMIVDKLRMSVERQGARFISFDPAGGEWKFSVQHFSRFGLSDDEEEDIVMDDAAVVQNPVGKNDGEIYDLDDETQVDTTGVLLSHSLPAHLGLDPVRMREMKMLMFPDEEGEAEDFDDEMPTHKKPSFGKEYIRPPLHSSAQRMSHRSSPPVARKTPLALLEYNHGSSDSNPPGAILMAQQNKGLSLKPMKPEGSGFKLDLKQETPVTRSHSCNIVDAGLFMGRSFRVGWGPNGVLVHTGVPVASNNSQRVLSSVINLEKVAIDKVVRDENNKVREELVDLAFDSPLNLHKEINHVTEEVEVGSFKLRLQKLVSDRIMLSEICRSYGDIVERRLEVPGLSSSTRVVLSHQVMIWELIKVLFSDRESSAQLKSLGADNEEDMMQDIKEASSEVDPEALPLIRRAEFSLWLQESVCPRVQDTISSVNESNYLEHIFILLTGRQLDAAVELAASRGDVRLACLLSQAGGSMVNRADVAQQLDLWKINRLDFSFIEKDRLRLYELLAGNIHGALHGGKVDWKRFLGLLMWYQLPPDTSLPIVFHSYQHLVDIGKATYPVPVYIDEGPVEEAVKWSTKERFDFSYYLMLLHASEEGEFSFLKAMFSALSSTHDPLDYHMIWHQRAVLEAIGAITTNDLHVLDMGLVSQLLCVGKCHWAIYVILHMPYREDFPYLHANLIREILFQYCESWSSEESQRQFIENLGVPAVWLHEAMAVYFNYYGDFSKALEHFLQCAHWQKAHSIFILSVAHKLFLSAKHSEIWRLATSMEDHKSEIENWDLGAGIYISFYLLRSSFEEDNVSMSELDSIESKNAACRDFLGRLNESLAVLGGKLQVDARIAYSKMAEEVCGLLLSDIGEGSTCDDQLSCFDTSFSAPIPEDLRSSYLQGAVSVFTCFLSEVAT; encoded by the exons ATGACATCTCCTTCTCTAATCCCGGTTTCCTCCG GGGTTTCTAGTGAACATCATGGTACAAGAAAAAACATGTCATTTAGTAATTCCTGTGGCTTGGACGTTGATGTGGGAATGAGTTCAGAAGTTGTATCTCAGTACAAGAAAAGAAGGATGTCTCAAAACACTGATTTTTTGTCGTGTGAGGTTTCTAGAGATATTGAAGCTATGTTACCTACTTTGAGGTCGGCTGATTATTATATGAAGCCCTGCTTGAAGGAGTTGGCTACTCGGGAGCTTATGGACCCCGGTTATTGTAGCCGAGTTCTGGATTTCACAATTGGGAGGGTTGGTTATGGATCGGTCAAATATCTTGGGGAGACTGATATACGACAGTTAGAATTAGATGAAATTGTGAAGTTCCGTAGGCATGAGGTAGTTGTGTATGAAGATGAAAATACCAAGCCTGTGCTTGGACAGGGGCTTAACAAGGCTGCTGAGGTGACTTTGGTGCTTCAAGTAAGATCACTGGATTTGGAGAAGGGGAAACTAAAGATGATTGTGGATAAGTTAAGAATGAGTGTGGAGAGACAAGGGGCTCGCTTCATTTCGTTTGACCCAGCAGGTGGTGAATGGAAATTCTCAGTTCAACATTTCAGCAGATTTGGATTGAGTGAcgatgaagaagaagatattgTAATGGATGATGCTGCTGTAGTTCAAAATCCTGTTGGGAAGAATGATGGTGAGATTTATGATCTTGATGATGAAACCCAGGTAGACACCACTGGTGTTCTGCTTTCTCACTCTCTTCCTGCTCATCTTGGGCTTGATCCTGTAAGGATGAGAGAAATGAAAATGTTGATGTTTCCTGATGAGGAAGGGGAGGCAGAGGATTTTGATGATGAAATGCCTACACATAAGAAGCCATCTTTTGGTAAAGAATACATAAGACCTCCTTTACACAGTTCTGCTCAGAGGATGAGCCATAGATCTAGTCCTCCAGTTGCTCGAAAAACCCCGTTAGCACTGCTCGAGTACAACCATGGTAGTTCTGACTCAAACCCTCCTGGGGCCATTCTGATGGCCCAACAAAATAAGGGTCTCTCACTGAAGCCAATGAAACCTGAAGGTTCAGGTTTTAAGCTAGACCTCAAGCAAGAAACACCAGTAACTAGAAGCCATTCTTGCAACATAGTTGATGCAGGATTGTTCATGGGTAGGTCATTTCGAGTTGGGTGGGGCCCAAATGGGGTCCTTGTTCACACTGGTGTACCAGTAGCCAGTAACAATTCTCAGAGGGTGTTATCCTCTGTAATCAATTTAGAGAAGGTTGCTATCGATAAAGTTGTTAGAGATGAAAATAATAAAGTCAGAGAGGAACTTGTTGACTTGGCTTTTGATTCTCCATTAAATCTCCACAAGGAGATAAATCATGTAACAGAAGAAGTTGAAGTTGGGTCCTTCAAGCTGAGGCTTCAAAAACTTGTCTCAGATCGCATCATGCTTTCAGAGATTTGCAGGAGTTATGGAGATATTGTTGAGAGGAGGTTGGAGGTTCCTGGGCTATCCTCCTCTACCCGTGTAGTTTTGTCTCACCAAGTAATGATATGGGAATTGataaaagttcttttttctgATAGGGAAAGTAGTGCACAATTGAAGTCCTTGGGTGCTGACAATGAGGAAGACATGATGCAAGATATAAAGGAAGCTTCTTCAGAAGTTGACCCAGAAGCACTCCCTCTTATTCGAAGAGCAGAGTTCAGCTTATGGTTGCAAGAAAGTGTTTGTCCTCGTGTGCAAGATACAATAAGCTCAGTGAATGAATCAAATTATTTAGAACATATATTCATACTCTTGACTGGGCGGCAGCTTGATGCAGCTGTGGAGCTGGCTGCTTCTAGAGGAGATGTGAGATTGGCTTGTTTATTAAGTCAGGCTGGTGGGTCCATGGTGAATCGTGCTGATGTTGCACAGCAGCTTGATCTTTGGAAAATCAATAGGCTGGATTTCAGTTTCATTGAGAAGGACCGGTTAAGGCTTTATGAATTGCTCGCTGGTAATATTCATGGTGCTTTGCATGGTGGGAAAGTTGACTGGAAGAGGTTTCTAGGTTTATTGATGTGGTATCAACTACCACCTGACACTTCCTTGCCCATTGTTTTTCACAGTTATCAACATCTTGTTGATATTGGAAAGGCTACATATCCTGTTCCGGTATACATTGATGAAGGACCAGTAGAAGAGGCTGTTAAATGGAGTACAAAAGAACGTTTTGACTTCTCGTATTATCTTATGCTGCTTCATGCCAGTGAAGAGGGAGAGTTTAGCTTCTTAAAGGCTATGTTCAGTGCCTTATCTTCAACACATGATCCTCTTGATTACCATATGATCTGGCATCAGCGTGCAGTGTTGGAAGCAATTGGTGCTATCACTACTAATGATCTTCATGTTCTTGACATGGGACTTGTCTCGCAGCTGTTGTGTGTGGGGAAATGCCACTGGGCCATCTATGTGATTCTTCATATGCCCTACCGTGAAGATTTCCCATATCTGCATGCTAATCTTATTCGGGAAATCTTGTTCCAGTACTGTGAATCATGGAGTTCAGAAGAATCGCAACGCCAGTTTATTGAGAACTTGGGTGTACCAGCTGTGTGGCTTCATGAGGCTATG GCAGTTTACTTCAACTACTATGGGGACTTCTCAAAGGCACTTGAACATTTTCTTCAATGTGCACATTGGCAAAAAGCTCATTCTATTTTCATATTGTCGGTTGCTCATAAATTGTTCTTGTCAG CCAAACACTCGGAGATATGGAGGCTTGCTACATCTATGGAGGACCACAAGtcagaaattgaaaattgggACTTGGGAGCTGGAATTTATATTTCATTCTATCTATTGAGAAGTTCATTTGAGGAAGATAATGTTTCCATGAGTGAACTG GATTCTATTGAGAGCAAAAATGCTGCTTGTAGAGACTTTCTTGGTCGGTTAAATGAGTCTTTGGCAGTTTTGGGTGGCAAATTACAAGTTGATGCAAG AATAGCTTATTCAAAAATGGCAGAGGAAGTTTGTGGTTTGCTTCTTTCTGACATTGGAGAAGGCTCAACATGTGATGATCAGTTAAGCTGCTTTGACACTTCTTTCAGTGCTCCTATTCCTGAGGACCTACGCTCAAGTTATTTGCAGGGTGCAGTATCTGTTTTTACATGCTTTCTTTCAGAGGTGGCTACATag
- the LOC115989533 gene encoding nuclear pore complex protein NUP96 isoform X2, giving the protein MTSPSLIPVSGVSSEHHGTRKNMSFSNSCGLDVDVGMSSEVVSQYKKRRMSQNTDFLSCEVSRDIEAMLPTLRSADYYMKPCLKELATRELMDPGYCSRVLDFTIGRVGYGSVKYLGETDIRQLELDEIVKFRRHEVVVYEDENTKPVLGQGLNKAAEVTLVLQVRSLDLEKGKLKMIVDKLRMSVERQGARFISFDPAGGEWKFSVQHFSRFGLSDDEEEDIVMDDAAVVQNPVGKNDGEIYDLDDETQVDTTGVLLSHSLPAHLGLDPVRMREMKMLMFPDEEGEAEDFDDEMPTHKKPSFGKEYIRPPLHSSAQRMSHRSSPPVARKTPLALLEYNHGSSDSNPPGAILMAQQNKGLSLKPMKPEGSGFKLDLKQETPVTRSHSCNIVDAGLFMGRSFRVGWGPNGVLVHTGVPVASNNSQRVLSSVINLEKVAIDKVVRDENNKVREELVDLAFDSPLNLHKEINHVTEEVEVGSFKLRLQKLVSDRIMLSEICRSYGDIVERRLEVPGLSSSTRVVLSHQVMIWELIKVLFSDRESSAQLKSLGADNEEDMMQDIKEASSEVDPEALPLIRRAEFSLWLQESVCPRVQDTISSVNESNYLEHIFILLTGRQLDAAVELAASRGDVRLACLLSQAGGSMVNRADVAQQLDLWKINRLDFSFIEKDRLRLYELLAGNIHGALHGGKVDWKRFLGLLMWYQLPPDTSLPIVFHSYQHLVDIGKATYPVPVYIDEGPVEEAVKWSTKERFDFSYYLMLLHASEEGEFSFLKAMFSALSSTHDPLDYHMIWHQRAVLEAIGAITTNDLHVLDMGLVSQLLCVGKCHWAIYVILHMPYREDFPYLHANLIREILFQYCESWSSEESQRQFIENLGVPAVWLHEAMAVYFNYYGDFSKALEHFLQCAHWQKAHSIFILSVAHKLFLSAKHSEIWRLATSMEDHKSEIENWDLGAGIYISFYLLRSSFEEDNVSMSELDSIESKNAACRDFLGRLNESLAVLGGKLQVDARIAYSKMAEEVCGLLLSDIGEGSTCDDQLSCFDTSFSAPIPEDLRSSYLQGAVSVFTCFLSEVAT; this is encoded by the exons ATGACATCTCCTTCTCTAATCCCGGTTTCC GGGGTTTCTAGTGAACATCATGGTACAAGAAAAAACATGTCATTTAGTAATTCCTGTGGCTTGGACGTTGATGTGGGAATGAGTTCAGAAGTTGTATCTCAGTACAAGAAAAGAAGGATGTCTCAAAACACTGATTTTTTGTCGTGTGAGGTTTCTAGAGATATTGAAGCTATGTTACCTACTTTGAGGTCGGCTGATTATTATATGAAGCCCTGCTTGAAGGAGTTGGCTACTCGGGAGCTTATGGACCCCGGTTATTGTAGCCGAGTTCTGGATTTCACAATTGGGAGGGTTGGTTATGGATCGGTCAAATATCTTGGGGAGACTGATATACGACAGTTAGAATTAGATGAAATTGTGAAGTTCCGTAGGCATGAGGTAGTTGTGTATGAAGATGAAAATACCAAGCCTGTGCTTGGACAGGGGCTTAACAAGGCTGCTGAGGTGACTTTGGTGCTTCAAGTAAGATCACTGGATTTGGAGAAGGGGAAACTAAAGATGATTGTGGATAAGTTAAGAATGAGTGTGGAGAGACAAGGGGCTCGCTTCATTTCGTTTGACCCAGCAGGTGGTGAATGGAAATTCTCAGTTCAACATTTCAGCAGATTTGGATTGAGTGAcgatgaagaagaagatattgTAATGGATGATGCTGCTGTAGTTCAAAATCCTGTTGGGAAGAATGATGGTGAGATTTATGATCTTGATGATGAAACCCAGGTAGACACCACTGGTGTTCTGCTTTCTCACTCTCTTCCTGCTCATCTTGGGCTTGATCCTGTAAGGATGAGAGAAATGAAAATGTTGATGTTTCCTGATGAGGAAGGGGAGGCAGAGGATTTTGATGATGAAATGCCTACACATAAGAAGCCATCTTTTGGTAAAGAATACATAAGACCTCCTTTACACAGTTCTGCTCAGAGGATGAGCCATAGATCTAGTCCTCCAGTTGCTCGAAAAACCCCGTTAGCACTGCTCGAGTACAACCATGGTAGTTCTGACTCAAACCCTCCTGGGGCCATTCTGATGGCCCAACAAAATAAGGGTCTCTCACTGAAGCCAATGAAACCTGAAGGTTCAGGTTTTAAGCTAGACCTCAAGCAAGAAACACCAGTAACTAGAAGCCATTCTTGCAACATAGTTGATGCAGGATTGTTCATGGGTAGGTCATTTCGAGTTGGGTGGGGCCCAAATGGGGTCCTTGTTCACACTGGTGTACCAGTAGCCAGTAACAATTCTCAGAGGGTGTTATCCTCTGTAATCAATTTAGAGAAGGTTGCTATCGATAAAGTTGTTAGAGATGAAAATAATAAAGTCAGAGAGGAACTTGTTGACTTGGCTTTTGATTCTCCATTAAATCTCCACAAGGAGATAAATCATGTAACAGAAGAAGTTGAAGTTGGGTCCTTCAAGCTGAGGCTTCAAAAACTTGTCTCAGATCGCATCATGCTTTCAGAGATTTGCAGGAGTTATGGAGATATTGTTGAGAGGAGGTTGGAGGTTCCTGGGCTATCCTCCTCTACCCGTGTAGTTTTGTCTCACCAAGTAATGATATGGGAATTGataaaagttcttttttctgATAGGGAAAGTAGTGCACAATTGAAGTCCTTGGGTGCTGACAATGAGGAAGACATGATGCAAGATATAAAGGAAGCTTCTTCAGAAGTTGACCCAGAAGCACTCCCTCTTATTCGAAGAGCAGAGTTCAGCTTATGGTTGCAAGAAAGTGTTTGTCCTCGTGTGCAAGATACAATAAGCTCAGTGAATGAATCAAATTATTTAGAACATATATTCATACTCTTGACTGGGCGGCAGCTTGATGCAGCTGTGGAGCTGGCTGCTTCTAGAGGAGATGTGAGATTGGCTTGTTTATTAAGTCAGGCTGGTGGGTCCATGGTGAATCGTGCTGATGTTGCACAGCAGCTTGATCTTTGGAAAATCAATAGGCTGGATTTCAGTTTCATTGAGAAGGACCGGTTAAGGCTTTATGAATTGCTCGCTGGTAATATTCATGGTGCTTTGCATGGTGGGAAAGTTGACTGGAAGAGGTTTCTAGGTTTATTGATGTGGTATCAACTACCACCTGACACTTCCTTGCCCATTGTTTTTCACAGTTATCAACATCTTGTTGATATTGGAAAGGCTACATATCCTGTTCCGGTATACATTGATGAAGGACCAGTAGAAGAGGCTGTTAAATGGAGTACAAAAGAACGTTTTGACTTCTCGTATTATCTTATGCTGCTTCATGCCAGTGAAGAGGGAGAGTTTAGCTTCTTAAAGGCTATGTTCAGTGCCTTATCTTCAACACATGATCCTCTTGATTACCATATGATCTGGCATCAGCGTGCAGTGTTGGAAGCAATTGGTGCTATCACTACTAATGATCTTCATGTTCTTGACATGGGACTTGTCTCGCAGCTGTTGTGTGTGGGGAAATGCCACTGGGCCATCTATGTGATTCTTCATATGCCCTACCGTGAAGATTTCCCATATCTGCATGCTAATCTTATTCGGGAAATCTTGTTCCAGTACTGTGAATCATGGAGTTCAGAAGAATCGCAACGCCAGTTTATTGAGAACTTGGGTGTACCAGCTGTGTGGCTTCATGAGGCTATG GCAGTTTACTTCAACTACTATGGGGACTTCTCAAAGGCACTTGAACATTTTCTTCAATGTGCACATTGGCAAAAAGCTCATTCTATTTTCATATTGTCGGTTGCTCATAAATTGTTCTTGTCAG CCAAACACTCGGAGATATGGAGGCTTGCTACATCTATGGAGGACCACAAGtcagaaattgaaaattgggACTTGGGAGCTGGAATTTATATTTCATTCTATCTATTGAGAAGTTCATTTGAGGAAGATAATGTTTCCATGAGTGAACTG GATTCTATTGAGAGCAAAAATGCTGCTTGTAGAGACTTTCTTGGTCGGTTAAATGAGTCTTTGGCAGTTTTGGGTGGCAAATTACAAGTTGATGCAAG AATAGCTTATTCAAAAATGGCAGAGGAAGTTTGTGGTTTGCTTCTTTCTGACATTGGAGAAGGCTCAACATGTGATGATCAGTTAAGCTGCTTTGACACTTCTTTCAGTGCTCCTATTCCTGAGGACCTACGCTCAAGTTATTTGCAGGGTGCAGTATCTGTTTTTACATGCTTTCTTTCAGAGGTGGCTACATag